The sequence gggcgtcCTCGTCTTGTGGCACGTCCGCCAGGCGTTTCAGAAGCAGTTCCTaccgcgcctcggcgcgccggtTCTGCAcatcgccgcgcaggcgcgcgcagccgacggcgcagaccCCCGCGGAAGCCGTGACGacgagcgcgtcgccgtgaGCTGCGCAGACAACTCGCTCAAACTGATTGACCTCGTCCACTTCCAAGTCTCGCGGGTCATCCAGGGCCTCGACATCCCCCTGCCAGCCTtctcgcacgcgcaggccgccggaggcgactCCACATGCTTTGCTGCGCTGGGCTTCGAAGCCGCGGTGTCCGcggggctctgcgccgcctgtcaaggcgccgcgaagaaggcgagcacCGACAAGGCGAAAAACTCCGAGACGCCAGCGGCCGAGCgtgacgccgaggcgccggaggacgacgcagatgagagcgagagggaaaccgagggcagcgacgcagaggcgcggcaacacgcgaagggcgcctgcagcgcgtgcggacgaggcgtcgcggccgcgcaggacaagtccgcgctctcgccgtcgaggcTCTTCCGGCTGTggcaggcgtccgcgcgaGTTTCCTccacgtcgccgcgcggcgtcttcctctccccgctgcttccgctctcgccggTGCGCGCGCTTGGCttcgcgcgcgaccgccgcctggCGACACCGAGCTTCCTGCGCGGTGCCGAGTCCAGcaacgcccgcggcggcggcaagcctcgagcggagggcgcgcagggcgcggcgctcgacagCCGCAGTTTGCTTCTCTTCAGCGCCAAGGCCTCGCGGCTTCAGATCTACGACTGCGAGAGCGACAAACACGTCTTCCACCTGCCGATTCGCCCGCAGCGTATGTACACCTCTCGAATCGACGAcgcgttctccgcctcgcgctggaaAGTCTGCctggctgccgcagacgtctgctgcagctgcctggcCGTCGTCGAGAGCCGCGACTCGCCGaccgccgtcggcgacgtcgtatccctccgcggcgcccaacgcggtcgcggcgcggcggccccgCGGGCCCCAGGGGCCTGCCCGGCGCGCATCGAAGACGCGGCGGTGCCCGACGGCAAGTACCACAGCATCACCTTTTGGGTCTttgagggcgacgaggagaaagacggGAAGTGCAGAGAAGAGGGCAAATTCGTCGCCAAAACCCGCGTCGACGCGTTCCACGTGAACGAAGTCactgcgctgcagcctcaCACCCGAGTAAGCGAcgcaccgccgcctcccctgGCATCGAGCGTGGCGCGCCTGTGGGATCGCTGGAACGTAGTGACAGCGCGACATGCTTTCTAGCTTACGGTTTAGGATTTCGCTTCATGCCGTCTCAGAGACGGTCACTGCAAGGACGGTGCGTCTGATCAGACTAGTCGTCTGAGTACGCGTTTtccctcgctgtcgcgcctgtcgcgcctAGGCGAGATCGGCTTCTCCGCTGGTGGGGTTCAGAGGAGAGTCGCGAGCggtgcgcaggcgctttcTGTCGGTGTGCATTCCTTTCCCCTTCAGGAGCCGCGGTTTTTCTTCACGTTGTCGAAGGACACGTACTTCAAGGCGTGGCGCGAGGTGGCGCCGCCTGGTGCGGCGAAGCGTGGATCCAGGGCGGAAGCGTCTTCGAGTGCATCGTTTTTCGCGTGCGTCTTGGAGGGGGCATACCGCGGCCTGGCGCCGCTTGcctgctcgctctcgctggacGCGTCGCTTCTCGCCATCGCCCACGGCGGCTCGCTGATCACGCTGTGGAACCCCgcgtcgttctctctctcgcattCGCTCCGCGTGCCTCCCGCCTCCACGCTGCGCGCcatcgccggcgcgtgcgcaggaggcgcggaggctgtggaggagagcggcggcgacgccgacgcgcgccaAGTCTGCAACAAACTCGGGCTCCTCGAGTCGCCCTACGGGCTTTTCCTCGTCGCTGGGATGACCTCGTGCATCGTCCTTTACGATCTTCTCACGCTTAACATCACTTGGGCCAAGTCCTTCGACTGTaagccgcatgcagagggaCCTGCGCACACCAGTGAAGCCACGGAGCGGCGAGTTTAGGCCGCGActgtctctcgtctctccatAATTGctggctgcgcgcccgccgctccaTCGAGCTCGGGCCTCCTTGGGTAGCTATCGTTCGAATGTGATAGGTGACGCGCGAGTCGCTCCGCGCAGTTGCCCTGTCgcacgcgcgtcctcgcggcgcgcgtttGGGCGCTGCGCAAGACGCTGGGAAGGATGACAAGAGCTATTCCTGGGACGCGCAGCGTGCGTCTCTTTTTGTCTTTACAGGCGGCGTGGTGGActttctcttcgtcgagcccgcgggcggcgcgcgcttcgccatTGCCCTGGCGAAGCTCTCAactgcggaaggcgcggaaggcccgAACGGGCgggaaggaagcggagaaggcgagtcctgcgcgcgcccggcgtccgccctcgcgccgtcgcacgAGTTGTGCATTTTCTCGCTGTCGCACCTCCCtcctgcggacgcgccgaGAAGTGGGACTCAAATGTCcaagaaaaacaaaaagaaaaacgcgaaagaagctcacgccgagggcgaggaagaccaGCTGCCGCTCCTTCCGCTGGTCGCGCCCCTTCAGGACTgcggcgcgttcgcggcagcgagcgacggcgaggacgcggacggcgcggcgggctccgGGGTGTTCGTACACTGCGTCTGGCAGCAGGAGCGAAGCAGCTTGGGGCAGTCGATTCTCGCAGGATGTTttctgccttcgccctcttcggcgtctcttGCGTCGCCAGGCGACACCGACGAGGAGAGTTCTCTGATACTGCTCAACGCGCGCTTCCAACTGGAGACTGTGCGCGTCCctgccggcgcggtcgcgggtGTAGCTACACCGCACGTGATCGTCGAGTCAGGCTGCCCCGagcaagaggaagaagagcagaCGAAACAGCGGAAACTGCAGCGACTCCTGCAACTCGAGACTGCCAAGCGCCAggcggctgaagaagaagaacgcggcgaagaaaTGGAGGTATGTCCGTCACAGACTTCATCTCTGACTCTACCGTCAAtctatatataaatataaatatatatgtatctgtgtAGATGGATTCCTCTGTAGATCTGTGCCCTTCAGGTGCCCTCGCATCTCGCGAGTCAGCTCAGTCTTATCCGTTGTGTGACATCGTCTATAACCCGTTCGGATGTATCTGCAGCGTTCACCCCCTGCCCTCGTTTCAACTGTATGTTCACCACCTTGTGCGGTcgctccggcggcgctcggagcctctcagcgccttcgcgtgtCATTTGTTTTTGTTCGCGTTTCGCGCGGCTTGTCTTCAGGCACCGGCCTCGTCGGACGTGGCGGGACTCTTTtgcaaggcggcggcgcggcgcgagaagaagcgcgagcgtgaggcggcgtgggcgcTTGCCTCTGCGGACACTGTAGGgcctgcgcctggcgcgctGCTCCAGCGGCTCCTGGGTCAGTtgggcggagacgaggaggcggcggcggacggcgaggccgcggggaAGCGATCGCTGTCCGCGCAGGTCCTcgctgcgacgcgcctggGCGAAGAACACGACGCGAGTGCGAGGATAAAGATGAAAAAGAAGATCTGCGCCGAGCAGCAGATCCagcgcgacagagaagaaaccggtgagcggcgacgacagcgcaCCAGACAGTCTACACAGAGCGCGAGTTCGATTGGAGCTGGGCACGCGCCTCTGGGGCGAACGGTGTGCGGCACGGCACGTTTagcgtctctctgtgtgaGCTGCATAGTGGGTCTCTCGGTAGCGGCGCGTAGAGAAAACGCCGCGCTCAACTTCCGCGGgtgccgcgaggcgcaggcaggtGCAGCGATCTGTAGGTGCGGATGCATGTAGTTGGGGAAGCGagctcgccgcccccctgcgCGCAGTCTGCTCCACGCCACCGGCGCCTGCTAGCTTCATCGCAGGCCCGTCTGTCGCTCATTCTCTGCTCGTTCCTGCGTTGTCTGCTTGCGACCGTCAGAGGCTCGCCTGGCGAAGGACGAAAAGGAACGGGCTCTCAAGCGCGTCCCCAAgggcctcctcgcgtccctcgcgtCATCTGCCGTCGAAGATGCCGAAGAGTCAGACTGAGACAAAAGGAAGAAAGCCAAacagagcgcgaggcgcgcaccAACCTCGGAGGACGTGAGCTGTGgcgtgcgtcgtcttctcttgtTCGTTTTGCCTTGTGTGGAGTTGCGTCtcgcggtgtacgtacacctggGAGTGCCTCACGTCCGCCAGTTCGAGGATTgccacgcgcatgcgccttaGCATGCGCCTTAGAAGTGGATCGAGTTTCCGTTTACTTGATTTGTATTTCAAAGACTCTATATGTGGTCACGTATGTATTTGCGTCGTCGCTATATACATGCGTATATCTGAATTTCTTCCACGAGCAGCGGGCTCGAGTTTCGCAGGATGCATGTCCGGTGAGACCGAAAGAGGTTCACAGTCCGTGCGTGCGCGCGAAGTTCCATCTCAGGTTCCTATTTCACTCTCTGCTTCTTGGTACGGTTCGACGTGCGAATCACCGCTTCCCGTCTTTTTCCAGTCTCTTGGATTATCAGGTTCCTTCACTGTCTCGGTCGCCTGTCTTCCCGGCTGAACGCCTATTTTATTTCTGGCTACAGCAGCTCGACGCTTCTAGGGAGGCGTATTTCGTTTTTTGATGATTTTTCTGGTGGGTATCGCGGCAGCGACTTCGCGAGGTTCCTCGCGGGGGCGACACTTCTGTGTTCCTGGCGTCGCTCCTACAGCGTCTCTGGTTCTTCGGTCTGCCTCTGTATCGCATGCTGCTTGTCTTCCCCTTCTGGCAACACACCTCCCAAGCCGTCCTCTCCTCAGCGTGGGACAGGAGACATATCCGCCTGCAGAGCTCTCGTTTCAACACGAAAACACATTTGCTATCGTCAGGCTGGGCAGCAGGCTTCCTGTTGCGTGCTGCCATCGCCAGCCTTTTTAAAAATCCGAGACACAGGCGCAACGCTATTCATGAGAAAGGAGCCCGCTCGTGAAAGTTCGCTGGCCGCCCAAAAggacacatatatatatgtatatgatCATGTATGTTCTTTATACCAATGCTGCCAGGGGGATTCTTGAGCTGTATCGCTTGCTATGGCTCTGTTGGAAAAGCACCCGACATCATCACCATGTACCTACCCAACCGGGCGCACGAAACGACGCTAGGAGAAGGCCGTTGGTGAGCCGCGGCCTTCAAGATTCCTTTCTCACATTCTGTTTGGCAGCATAGAtagaggcagagagggagatAGACAGAAGTCTCGCGAGGAGTGTGTCAAATGCGCGTTTGCACACAGCGCTCTGCGAAGCACCAGGTGAAGGTCCGAGGTGCAAACTCCTGTGATTTCTCCATGATCCGTTTTTTTTTTAATCAAAAACACTCAGAGTCGCATGGGACAGGAGAAGGTCCTTTCTTTCGTGCGGAAGCAAAGTGTGCACAGAATCGATAATCCCCCTCGATGTGCGTTTGCCAGAATCTGAGAGAGACTGTTGAACTACGCTAAGTGAacaggcagcgcgagagacgagacacCGCTCGATTTCGTGGTTTCGTGGTGTGTTAAGGTTTTGACGCAGTCGCGTAGATTCGCTAGCGGTGCGGTGCAGAGACCAAAAATCTTCCCTGTCAGAAGTAGAGACACAGATtccagcgacgcggagacttTGAATCTGCTAGCTTCGCGTTTTGGCGTTTGgcatgcgctcgcggctACGCTTTCTGTTAGCGGGCGCGCACAGaaagcggcgcaggagcttCCGGTCGCCGagcttttcttttttctcggtTTTGCGAAACCGATTTGCACTCCAATTTTCACAGGCACGATCCATCGCTTCTCTTTCGGTTCTCATTGTTTTTCGTGTGGTGCAGAGGGGGCTGAACCCACGCACGACGCACGGGCGTTCTGtcttgccttcgccgcagtcAAACTGGGAACGCGGACAGCGAAGTTGAATCCGCGCATGCTTGTGTCGGCTCAGAATGCCAACGCTTGTCGATGTTGGCGTGTGCGATGACGTTTCGTGCGTGGAATCAGAGGGTTACCGGAGTCCCGCGCAAGGGAAAACGGATGTCGCGCATTGCAGAAGAGCGCCGGTGAAGTTCCTTCAGCCAAAAGCGCCCTTCCGCAGTTGTCGCCGGGGCCAGGTTGCGTGTGCGCTCATGGTGAATTTCCTCGCGTCTGTGATTTTTTcagctgtacgtacacccgcAGCACAACTCTCAGCGACGCGAAAGtgtgtgtctccgccgcgtcatTCCGTGCGGTTTCCTGCCCggtttcgctttttttctcccgGCGGCAAACTCGGCCGTGTCTCGTCTCCGAGttcgccttctttcttcgtcttcgcggaggctgcgaccCCCGGTTCCCCTTCTTTCCCATCTGCCCGCTCGACTCCGTCTTCCACGCAACACGAAagtgcggcgcgcggtgaCGAAGCGCCAACTGCGCCGgcaagaaggcgccgcgcagttCTTTggagcgccttcgtctctccctctcccctgcGTCACCTTCTAACCGCCCCTGCCAAACTgcactccgcgccgcccatttctttcctctcttcgcttcctctgctctctctgcacaCGGCGTCACGCGCTGCTCTCCCAcgctcgctctccttcgccgacGGAGCTCAAAACGTGAGTGGAAACGCAGACACCGCGACCCTGAACCCTGCAGACTCAAGCGCACAGGAAAGCCCCGCTGgcggagcgcctccgctTGAAGCCTCCacgcgtccttctcctcgcgccgaggtgcccgcgccgcagcagatcAAATTGCCCAGAGCGATCCGGCCGGGCGCCGGGAGCGACGAGAGTGAAGCGTCAGCAGAAACAGGACAGGCCGAACGAGAGGAAGGCACAGACACAGAGACCTCTTTTGGGCACACGGAGCCTTCGCAGGGGCAGGAgaacgcgacgacgagcgcagAGGACACACAGAAGAAAGTCATCATGGCTTGGCGCTGCTCAGGATCCAGCAACGAGGAACTCGTCGACAACCTGCGGCGGAGCAGAGTCATtcgcagcgaccgcgtctACGAGACCATGAAGGCTGTGAGACTTTCATTGAGGGACTGCAACTCTCGAAGCACCCTCCACGTTCTCCTTCCCGTGTATATCGCATAGGCAGGAGTAGTTACGGGAGGTACATGTACATAAAAAAGTGTAAACTTATGTTATATAAATATTTATACGCCTGTAAATAGATGCATATGATCTCTACAGATATATacgtaaatatatatatatatatatgtttatagGCGTCTACGTCAGCGAGCGCTGAGACTAGCGAACAATATGGAAACGTGTTTGATATGTAAGCATGCCTCCACGCGAGACCGGCTTGCGTGACTATGTCAGATATGCCGACGGATGATAGCATATGCTGTATGCAGTCGGCAGGCGTGTCCGAGGCTTCAGGGTTGTTTCGAGGCCTCGAGgtcgctgcctcttcagCGGGGAGCTGAAACACACTCGCCAAAAGTGGTCAGAGGGCGCTTCCGTGGATGCGCCGCAGGTGTcgggcgcgtgtgcgtgtgcgttcACAGGTGGATCGCGGAAAATTTATTCGCTCCTGCCCGTACCTTGattcgccgcagccgctcggcATCTCCTCTGCGACGATATCTGCGCCGCACATgcacgctgcggcgcttgaGGCTCTCAAGGACCAGCTCGTCCCCGGAAACCGAGCGCTCGACGTGGGTAAGAAAAAATAGAAAAACAACCCGCGAACCCCCCAAACTCGCCACGCGGTGCCGCCTCCACCGTCCGCCTGCAGTCGacgtttttttccttttttctttttttttctgttttttcgttttcccAGGCTCTGGCTCAGGCTACTTAACGGTGTGCATGGCGCACATGGTcggcgtgcgaggcgcgggcgcctcggtGGTGGCCGGCGCGCCAGAAGGCTACGCGGCTGGAGTCGATTACATCCCCGAGCTCGTTCAGTACTCCGAAGAGTGAGTATCTCctttccccctccccccccttgCCCCATGAACGtgcgctgcctctcccgcTCTCCCTGCGGCTTCCTTGGAGCGCAGCTCAAACGTATACAGACatctatatgtgtatatatgtatttatgtatTTACGTGTAAGTATTTGTGCAGAGAGCGGAGTTTGGGGACTTGGTTATGGGGGAGCTTGACGGGAGGCGTGTATTTGAGTGAACGTTTTCGTTCTTCTCCCTTGGGTACACGTAGTTGTATTTTAGTCTACTCGGTGCGTTTTGGTGACTGCGTAAGGACTAGCGTCACACGTAGAACTAAGCATGTGCGGCCTGATTGAGCTTCCAGCGCAAAGGCTTCTGGCGCTGTGTGCGCGTGcaaggcagaggcagacacCCCACGCGGGTGTTGTGAGATAGACGCCTTTGCATTTCCTCTTAGAAGCTCCGCCGGTGTTTAGAGGCTTGGCGTATGGTGCATCGGACCTCTGCGTCCACGAAAAAACACGCCGCCCAGGGCGTCCTCTACGCgtcgcgacgcagacgcgcaagcCTTGCctcgaggcgagagaggattCGATGGCCTTCTGACTGGTGCCGCTGCAGTGGTGTCACAGTCGTGTAGAGGGAAAGGGCACTTTTGTGGTTTCATCGCGCTCAGACCCGGTTAACTTCGCTTTGCACGCGTGTCTCTTGTTTACGCATGTCCCACTGCGCGACTCTGCAAGAGAGAgtgctttttctctctccactTCTCCTCGCatgtcgccttccgcgccggctcgctcctcttcggccttctgcctcgcgcgcgtcgcgtaTCGTTTGTCTGTCGCCTATCAGGGCCTGCGCTGTGGCGTGTGTGCTTTGTGTCGGAGTGCAGAAAAGTGAAGGCGGCGTACccggagctgctgcagaatcCGCGCTTtcggctgcgcgtcggcgaTGGTTGGAGGGGCtacgcggagggcgggccGTATGACGCGATTCACGttggggcggcggcgtcggcgatTCCGaaggagctcctcgcgcagctccggcgcggcggaaaaaTGGTGA is a genomic window of Besnoitia besnoiti strain Bb-Ger1 chromosome IV, whole genome shotgun sequence containing:
- a CDS encoding WD domain, G-beta repeat-containing protein (encoded by transcript BESB_055860) — translated: MKKKIRKSVEEAPGSAVDSVGEEAFVDSEMNGVDVQQGAAAESADLGVSIRDKKRKKRRSRGEQEGGEACDIDHVEAEKSEKPPRHPGGKRPSATSATAAAAASPRSSSPGSPVSAPSSLAGASKRKKTAGDGLAPGAALSLPQRPPNQACAWKLGGGSLVHRAAVFLCGGKVLCAPRGEAFGCEATAGPLRKRELCFFSAETGRLLYVTHAHTDTITSVVALPLGASPHLPASLALSASLDGSLCLWEAPSQPLMSMASGYLLHELEVGVPILAAAYAPGTREVVLLVQGEARAAPVYAVYTLPLGALLAPPAKARLAPARAEAAPKFALMPAFLFSISHPPTAFCASASGNFVVVASGKRLLVFSRELGRLLLLRHVDRLVQVSVHPTDDFVVAGDRIGRILIFYCLNDVAAFLSAGLEVAAQEDAAEPLSPASRRLPAPLHLSSALQPASAGAAAASKRTAAASSPSSLSPLILHWHAHAVTSLAFSADGVVLLSGGEEGVLVLWHVRQAFQKQFLPRLGAPVLHIAAQARAADGADPRGSRDDERVAVSCADNSLKLIDLVHFQVSRVIQGLDIPLPAFSHAQAAGGDSTCFAALGFEAAVSAGLCAACQGAAKKASTDKAKNSETPAAERDAEAPEDDADESERETEGSDAEARQHAKGACSACGRGVAAAQDKSALSPSRLFRLWQASARVSSTSPRGVFLSPLLPLSPVRALGFARDRRLATPSFLRGAESSNARGGGKPRAEGAQGAALDSRSLLLFSAKASRLQIYDCESDKHVFHLPIRPQRMYTSRIDDAFSASRWKVCLAAADVCCSCLAVVESRDSPTAVGDVVSLRGAQRGRGAAAPRAPGACPARIEDAAVPDGKYHSITFWVFEGDEEKDGKCREEGKFVAKTRVDAFHVNEVTALQPHTREPRFFFTLSKDTYFKAWREVAPPGAAKRGSRAEASSSASFFACVLEGAYRGLAPLACSLSLDASLLAIAHGGSLITLWNPASFSLSHSLRVPPASTLRAIAGACAGGAEAVEESGGDADARQVCNKLGLLESPYGLFLVAGMTSCIVLYDLLTLNITWAKSFDCGVVDFLFVEPAGGARFAIALAKLSTAEGAEGPNGREGSGEGESCARPASALAPSHELCIFSLSHLPPADAPRSGTQMSKKNKKKNAKEAHAEGEEDQLPLLPLVAPLQDCGAFAAASDGEDADGAAGSGVFVHCVWQQERSSLGQSILAGCFLPSPSSASLASPGDTDEESSLILLNARFQLETVRVPAGAVAGVATPHVIVESGCPEQEEEEQTKQRKLQRLLQLETAKRQAAEEEERGEEMEAPASSDVAGLFCKAAARREKKREREAAWALASADTVGPAPGALLQRLLGQLGGDEEAAADGEAAGKRSLSAQVLAATRLGEEHDASARIKMKKKICAEQQIQRDREETEARLAKDEKERALKRVPKGLLASLASSAVEDAEESD
- a CDS encoding L-isoaspartyl protein carboxyl methyltransferase family protein (encoded by transcript BESB_055870); translation: MPTLVDVGVCDDVSCVESEGYRSPAQGKTDVAHCRRAPVKFLQPKAPFRSCRRGQVACALMVNFLASVIFSAVRTPAAQLSATRKCVSPPRHSVRFPARFRFFSPGGKLGRVSSPSSPSFFVFAEAATPGSPSFPSARSTPSSTQHESAARGDEAPTAPARRRRAVLWSAFVSPSPLRHLLTAPAKLHSAPPISFLSSLPLLSLHTASRAALPRSLSFADGAQNVSGNADTATLNPADSSAQESPAGGAPPLEASTRPSPRAEVPAPQQIKLPRAIRPGAGSDESEASAETGQAEREEGTDTETSFGHTEPSQGQENATTSAEDTQKKVIMAWRCSGSSNEELVDNLRRSRVIRSDRVYETMKAVDRGKFIRSCPYLDSPQPLGISSATISAPHMHAAALEALKDQLVPGNRALDVGSGSGYLTVCMAHMVGVRGAGASVVAGAPEGYAAGVDYIPELVQYSEEKVKAAYPELLQNPRFRLRVGDGWRGYAEGGPYDAIHVGAAASAIPKELLAQLRRGGKMVIPVETDADGHVRFEDEVEAGAGQGGGAAGVGFGFNKGRDLFSVGQTFVEVTKNVEGNVKVKKLMGVMYVPLVKQSKPHK